The Synechocystis sp. PCC 6714 genome includes the window AAAAACCCCTGTAACTCCTCTAATCTTTCCCGGGCCTCGGGCAGAGCTGGTTCTAGGGCCAGGGCCTTTTCGTAGCTGGGAATGGCCTCTTCTGTGCGTTCCATCGCTTCAAGTAGTAAGCCCCGACTTAGCCAAACCTGGGCATCGTCAGGATTTTGCGCTAGAGCTTGATCAAAATTAACCAGGGCATCTGACAATTGACCCAAAACCCCCAGGGCACTGCCCCGATTTTGCCAGGCGGAAGTCAACTGAGGATCTAAATTAATAGCTTCCCCCCAACTGGCGATCGCCGTTTCTAGTTCTCCCCTTTGGGCTTGTTTGATGCCAAGGTTTAACCAATCTTCAGCAGTATAGGCTTCTTGGTTTTCTTCAAATTGGAGGCCATTAACGGTGACTGAATCAACGATAGGCAACAACTCGTCCTGTACTAAGGCAGAAGCATGTCCCTGATCATCCACTAAACTATCCACCGGACCCAGGTCAGATTCACCGCCATGGTTCAAAGCTTCAGTTAACATTTCCGCTGGAATAGCAAATTTTTCCATCAACGCCTCCAGGATAACCTGGGGATCATTACTGTCAATGCCCAAAAAGCCGGCAAAATGGGCCACTAAACCAGCATCCTTGGGTAACCGTTGCACCAATTCATCAAAGGTATAGGTTTCCATTTGTCCCTGGGT containing:
- a CDS encoding tetratricopeptide repeat protein produces the protein MQKFFQRIWQWIQQLFAPLVGGPGPRHQSPEDLPPLSDTDYEFLFNQLLEGIAHGWHEGRILKFFQQLDQRCRPRQWLDWLDRFQATVLESPSPNLVLAARMMRLGELAQSFPQIAPIGDKSQHIGRQLYARQAPPQMDTVWEYDGPDLVSAEQGQTQGQMETYTFDELVQRLPKDAGLVAHFAGFLGIDSNDPQVILEALMEKFAIPAEMLTEALNHGGESDLGPVDSLVDDQGHASALVQDELLPIVDSVTVNGLQFEENQEAYTAEDWLNLGIKQAQRGELETAIASWGEAINLDPQLTSAWQNRGSALGVLGQLSDALVNFDQALAQNPDDAQVWLSRGLLLEAMERTEEAIPSYEKALALEPALPEARERLEELQGFLPQE